A single window of Plasmodium reichenowi strain SY57 chromosome 12, whole genome shotgun sequence DNA harbors:
- a CDS encoding hypothetical protein (conserved Plasmodium protein, unknown function): MDVKVYTSNIIEIDISNHNKIRSSNIYNHKKLKETIRQNAKKIRDITFKYWIKEKQLQPGIFVKNDENINDKMIIKNNKDIINNINNDKKISYSYVDSIERCITNSKDEDGVLYIDHLYTYLIRQLYILFCSLEVRKKKNNVQFDFTRIYKYIYNYKKLESHISYEYLKKYNINDDIIKNDIENFHFYAYDHNIEDPKKYCDMEENYNNANYNICIYLPTRKEIDILFIIDQLYDYFYFVLYVPITTKEKDLIFFPFNIKNNLLVQYHFNIFIPYEYIYYTTYKKINNFILNYSKLVKNYELFNFLYKDNDTIILIPLIAYNKLGYRIGSGKGYYDKTLTKTRKENYIIKQIKNIQMNDNIITKNKDHDIQKANHLNLGTKNDTNNIICSNVKNIKDKTINNEIEIYTQNKQKIYFNEIKIGVSFEMFLYDIEFSETTDLILDYMINENNIYHFIL, from the coding sequence aTGGACGTTAAGGTATATACTTCTAATATTATTGAAATAGACATAAgtaatcataataaaataagatcatctaatatttataaccataaaaaattaaaagaaacCATAAGACAAAATGCGAAAAAAATAAGGGACATTACATTCAAATATTGGATTAAGGAGAAACAACTACAACCTGGAATTTTTGTTAAAAATGATGAgaatattaatgataagatgattataaaaaataacaaagatataataaacaatattaataatgataagaAGATATCATATAGTTATGTAGATTCAATTGAAAGATGTATTACAAATAGTAAAGATGAAGACGGTGTATTGTATATAGATCATTTGTATACATATCTTATAAGACaactatatattttattttgttctttagaagttagaaaaaaaaagaataatgTACAATTTGATTTTAcaagaatatataaatatatatataattataaaaaactTGAATCACATATATcttatgaatatttaaagaaatataatataaatgatgatatcataaaaaatgatattgaaaattttcatttttatgcATATGATCATAATATAGAAGATCCAAAAAAGTATTGTGATATGGaggaaaattataataatgctaattataatatatgtatatatttaccaacaagaaaagaaatagatatattatttattatagatcaattatatgattatttttatttcgtATTATATGTTCCTATAACaacaaaagaaaaggaTTTAATCTTCTTTccatttaatataaaaaataatttgttagtacaatatcattttaatatatttattccttatgagtatatatattatactacatataaaaaaatcaaTAATTTCATATTAAACTATTCAAAACTTGTAAAAAATTACGAGctctttaattttttatataaagataatgaCACCATTATTTTAATTCCTTTAATagcatataataaattggGTTATAGAATTGGAAGCGGAAAGGgatattatgataaaacATTAACAAAGAcaagaaaagaaaattatattataaaacaaataaaaaatattcaaatgAATGATAATATCATAACAAAGAATAAAGATCATGATATTCAAAAAGCAAATCATTTAAATCTTGGAACAAAAAAtgatacaaataatattatatgttctaatgtaaaaaatataaaagacaaaacaattaataatgaaattgaaatatacacacaaaacaaacaaaaaatatattttaatgaaataaaaattggCGTATCCTTTgaaatgtttttatatgatatagAGTTTTCCGAAACGACAGATCTTATCTTAGACTATATgataaatgaaaataatatttatcattttatattatga